Genomic segment of Eleutherodactylus coqui strain aEleCoq1 chromosome 1, aEleCoq1.hap1, whole genome shotgun sequence:
GTTACTTACTGTATGCTGTGTGAGTGGAGACGTCTGCTTGACCCAGAGCACAGAGCGAACCTTGGCATCTCATTgttgaaaaatgcaaaaaagaccATCTTCCCACTGTTCCAGTTCTGGGTCTCGGTACACCGGTCCCAGGACTAGTGCACTATTGACAGCAAAAGTATCTTTTACATCCTGGCAGAAAATCACTTAACTGACAAAGGAAATGTCCTTGCTACCGAGGTATCTTGTTCAGGCTAGACCACAACAAGAGCTGTGATGTTAGTCTATGCTGAAAGACCTTGATCTTCAGGAATTGTACAAGAATATCCAGCAGCTTTTCAAAAAAGAGCTCCATAATGCTTATtgagaattctccaaacatgtacaagaACTAGCTCACTGGGTTGATGAGGTAGAAATGAAAGCCAACAAAATTATTGGAGCAATGGATGCTGATAGATCCTGCATTGTGTATAACGAACATAAAATTGAACAACTTGAATTGATGCTCACGGACCTTGAAAAACAGTACCAACGAGCCAACCTACACATCCGTGCCCTGCCCGAGCGGTTTACTGCACTCAAGGACGCTGCGCTGAATGTTTTCCAAGCACTATTACCACAAGCTGATGCAAGTCTATCAAGGAATATTAACCTAATTGCCCATTTGCACtgtggacaaatgtcgggcaaacaatgcccggcactcgtccccgcacatacccACTCCCATGCTGTTTCACAGGactgagtatcgctggctctctgacaaaACCGCAGCAGGAAGCCAGGACCActggaagagatttctctcctcgctctcccccaccgctctccgttcactgtaagcagtggatgttcagtactgaatggctgctattttgACTGAACGATGgttgttcaggattttaagctgaatTTACACGCAAGAAACTgaaaatgcagcaaatatgcatataTATTTGCAGCAAATGCCTGTGTATTTCACAAATTGAAATACGCTTagccctgtgtgaatgagcccttaatgggATACCACTGTGGCACTTTCCTGTGTGTACCAGCCCTTGCCACTGACAAGTAACTAGAAGGGGCTGGCCCTGTAACTGCAGCGGCCAGCAGATCAGGACAGGTTACTTACATTGCTGACTAAGCAAAAGGGCGGAGTACAAGGTAAAGAAACAGCCCACATCTCTTCCCTTCCCTCTCGGTTTGCTGTTGGCCCAGGACAAGTCAACCCCACTGATTGGTGAAGCAGCCATCAGtctgctgctccaccaatcactGCACAGAGCTCTGTCACATGGCACCTACGCAGAGGTTACTTATCGATGCAATTCTGAGatagttttttcgtgacatattgtagttAATGTTAGTGATACATTTTCATCAAATGCAAATTTACCGTTGGCCTACTTTATATTGTGATCATTAAGGCTTTTAATGCACAAataggaaccccattcttttgaatagggtcatacacatgagcgatttttttcctgcttcGCATCaagatgcatgaaaaaaaaccctatatgtcctatcttttgggcaTCCCCTTTCATCACCCATTGTTCCCAACAGGGCAGGCACAGCATTGCACCACGCGCTAGGTGCACACGAATGCGATGCAAggtattcccattgaaatcaataggaaacactccATGATCCTCTACGGTGGCATTTAGGATCGCTACTCCCCTGAAGTGATGTGCCATGGTTTTAATACAAAAATGCCTAATATTCGCAGGAAAATCACATGTGCGCCATTGAGATGAGTTTCATTTtgtgttttgcacatgcatttcgtgcacgcaaaaaaaactaaaacacagCATGCACTACTATTATGTACATTTATGCGCCAGAGGGCCCCATAGTATAGCATAATGGGCAATGGAATGTGCAATGCACTGCACAATTcagcaaagaaagaaaaacaccGCTGAAActcgttaggctaaatagccatttaaatctgggAGTGGTTGTGTTTTGTccgcaaaaaaaatgcactgagagcacaaaaagtacaataaaatatgctacgtgtgcaaaaaagcatAATGTGCTCCGCAAGAACACAGCGCTGAGGCACACGCATAAGCACATATGCCCTAGGGACCAATTCAGTTATAAGGCTGCGCTAACACAAGGTGGATTTACCGCGGAAATTTCGGCAGGAATTTTGCCGCAGCACATCGCCTATGGTCACTAAtcctggggttagccagccatgtggatgagatttctgtcaAGGCAAAGCCGGCACTGTGGCGCAGATTCGccagctgcagcatgtccatttttttccgttGGGGCCCCGCTCTCATCTATGTTAGCGCCAGACACAACGGAAAAgcttgcggccaagccgctccaaaacccacggctctCATTGATCTCTAGTTTTTGGAAAAGTCACTATATGTACAAGGTTTTTGCATAAGTGTCCTAGTTCCACAGGAACTGTTCTGTGTTCTGTCCCACAGTCCTAGGTATAGGGGTTCAGAGAcgacagttgcacccaggccctggagcctgaacagtattataaatggcacgtcGCAGGATGGTGGCGAAGGAGCTTCTGTTACTTCTAGCTTTCCTACCAAGTGCTGTAAGGATGAACAGTAGTTAGGATACGTTACATTGTATTACTAGTTACATTCTCTTACAATTATCGTTATGAGAGACATAAGTAGACTACAGTGAGACTCCTGACCAgactggcttctgcacatgtgcccgtTGGCAAAAAGGTGgatacatgcgcagaagccgaggatTGTCCAGGAAGTTTAAAATCTCCCTACTCCTGGCTAACAAAGgtggccaagagcctggagatttcactggcGGCCGCGGTATGTAGTCcctggtcatatgatcaccgtcATTTAAtaaataatggcaatcatgtaaaagtttttaaaaagttatagtttccgatccaatccgtgaggggaggtgaaatttctTACCCAATGAGTCTAGCAATGTCACCTGACGGGAATCTTGTCTATGGACCTTTTCCCTGATTTCTGCGCATGTGCTATTGGCAAAATGGaggacgcaagcacagaagctgaggAGGGCCAAGCAAAtgtaaaatctctttgctccagGTTACAAAAGGTAGCCGAGAGTCTGGaacagtgaccgagggccacggTGAGTGGTCCAATGGGTAATAGCAATTacgtgaaaattttttttaaagttatagtttcacctcccttcaccgatgcaatcggtgaggggagatgaaacttcttaccagaggcccccgcatttgaaccctgacacCGTATTCCTCAATGGACCCTCCCTGGCTTGTGCACATGCACCTGCCcacaaaatgacagacacatGCGCACAAGCCAGGTAGAGCctaggaaattttaaatccccttgctcctggctactgaaggtagccgagagcctggagcagtgaccagaggcTTCATtaagtggtccccagtcacatgatcaccattattcaAAGGTATAACAAGCTAGCGaactaccttaggccagtcttaAATGACCgaataggaattgcggattccacaagggTTTGATCCGCCGTGATATGcgaatcaatcaaatgcattcgaatacacagttctgctcacattagcaggttggaattaGGTAATGCACTcatagaaaacagaacacagcatgttctactttactgcagatatccgcgacatagagcccattgtgctcaatGGTCGCGGACATACCCAGaatccatacgcaattacattatgTATGGGCTGCTGGTACCCACGTCATTTCTAAGCGACGGTACAAGAAACGTAAATAAACTAGGAAAAGTGTACTGCACATAATCGCCTGCATGAATACGTGGTCAAGCGCAGTACATTACTTGGCCGTATGCAGGGCCATggacgggctcacagctggaatctgccaCGGGCCTTCGCAAGTGGattccttatatggccgtgtgagcccggcattatttagatcgctacctgtaatacctaTGTAATTTACAAAAAGGAACGCTCGCCTTACTGCAGTTCTAGGAGTAGCTTTTTgagtgccttctgtttgagactgccgcacctcagctagcttacgaagcctcacagagcgccaccttttacaccccatccctgccactgaggtcaagaaagaaaaaacagaaaagtgtcaggtttgcagcaagcatgggaagaGGAGGGATACCCTGTTTTTTGGCCCcacgtgcccatcccaaccaggcctctgtaattacccctgttttgagacataccacaaagtttacattattacttttatctaaaatttagggaatgacaaagggagggggttctttttagggagtcaatattttttctgtacaagtgagcaatgggcctggaattaattcagttgtgccctgaaagccaatggcTGTTCTCTCCATTGcaggcctagtcatgtgtcctaaaagtagattggggcacaatgggtatgtttctgaacacagaataaacaggtgtatccattttgttgtgaaagtcttcattcctatgtgtgctgtacaaaaaaacttttaaaatgacTCAATTGTCAACAAAAtttaaatcataatttttttccttctgcttgcttTGGTTCATTCAAAATCGTTGGgatcaaaatatgcagcacacccctagatgaattcggtatggggtctagttttcaaatggggtcatttgtggaggttctccgctgttttggctgctcaatggctttaCGAGTGAGCAATGGGggataaaacaccttcaagcaaaatgtgtgttctgaaagccaccggctgctcctctagttttgggccccattgtttaTACAAATCTAAGATtaaggccacagtgggtatgtttctgatcacaggacaaacagtggtatccattttgcgtgcaattactcattttcatgtgcactatagaaacaaaatgttttttaaaatgacatatttgcaaatatatgaaattttattttttctcctctaaaatgcctgaaaaaaactgtagggtcaaaatactcctaaaacccctcagtgaatatattaaggggtgtattttttaatggggtcatttgtcggggTATCTATCActctgacacctatgaacctttgcaatctcggcttgtaggaaaacaaaatattcctcaaaattttaataactaatgttaaatttgtatgtctcctaaatggttaaaaaaactagttTTTCAAATgtccttccagaataaagtaaacagatggaaatatatatcatatcaaaaacttgtacagtatgtttgcacatatttgacatattgcagatgaaagtgtgaaaaaatggctatttttttcaaaatgttcccaattttgatgcttttaatacatatacacaaattctattggtttattttaccaccaaaatgaagtacaatatgggctgagaaaacaatgttagaatcacttggatatgcaaaacctttacagagttattctatgttaaagtgacacatgtcagatttccaaaatttggcctggccattaaggcgcaaacaggcttggtcactaaggggttaagaaaaattAGCTCCTTATTATGTTAGTCTTAGGCCTCAATTATGACATCACGGAAACTTTAGCTGTTTTGTAGGTCTCATATATCATAGGtttctattatgacatcactaGCTATTCTTTTGGCCTATTGTGTCATAGGCttctattatgacatcatcaaaacTCTAGTGATATTAAGTGACGCATCAGTTGGAGACTTTGTTTGGGGAGGCTATTTGTCTAAGCACACATGGCTACTCACCTCCAGGCTAAAATGAGCATGATTACTATTCTCATTGTGAACCTCTTACTGGCAACAGTGAAAGGAGCGCCCATTATTTGGGAAGACTATGATCCCGAAATGGAAGACATTACTACAACAGGTAAGCTTATCAGTATATACAATCTGGAAATTTCCCCACATAGCTAAAGCACAGCGTTAGGTATCCCATATATCCCCAGGTAATCCCCCACATAGATAATGCATAGAGTCAGGTACCCTATATTTCCGCAGTAATCCCCCACATAGATaaagcacaggatcaggtaccccATACACCCCCAGTTATCCACCACATAGATAAAGCACAGTGTCAGGGAAATTTGGGTGTTTGCAGGGATGTAATTTAGGCATCTGTTTGCGGCCCGCTTTGTTTTGCATCTGCTTTTTCCAGACACAACAAGGACaaggcggtgaattagcccttatATCGATATATTGTGACAATTAACCCTTTTATCGCCATAGACATACATTGTTTATGTAATTAATGCAAACGTATATGAGTTTACATTCAAAAGATTTCTTTTGGTGTATTTAGTTATGGTGATTATAGAAAGACACCTTCTTCTACACGCAGGGGAAGTGACATGTATGACTTCTGCACATCTTGGACATTTATATTTAGGAGGTGGTGTGCGTCTATGGCGCTGCCTGGGTCACATTTATAGCCACAAATATGAATTTGTATGTAGTGTTTGCATAATGTCAGGCTTTAttgtaaaattgcatgaaggtgccCATAAGCATTACATGCTGGGTGGCATTTTTTACAATGTTTAAAGTATTTACTTTCATAAAATATCCAGGTATGGGGGTATTTTATAACGCACGTTTTATTTGTGTATGTCCAACGTATCAAAATGTTTGCCACAGCAAAAGGGTTATTACACTTTATTAACACAGTATTAcaaatgcagcaaagtttaacccaatgCTGATAACTTGGTGCAACAGGCTATCTTAACACGACAaaggccattgaaaagctattgagaaGACAAACTGTGGCACTGAACTTTTTCTTAATACATTAAGTGCCAAGTTCAACTTTGCTAAATCTGTACATTAGTACAAATAATATGGCGAAACTTGTAAAAAATGCTTTCACGCTTTTACAAATGCTTTTCTGGACATTCATGTAATATAAAGAGCTGTGATGATTAATGAACTTTTAGTAAATCAGAATTGTTATCACTAAATACTATCTATGTTTATCCATTTTTATTAGTTACTCCAAGTCTGGAAACCATCGTCTACCAGCTTCCAGACCCTGGGACACCACCTATTCCCCATTATGGATTTCCTGTGGCCATAGTCACTACTGGCACAGTTCTTCTGTTAGGGATCATACTTGGAATCGTCTATTGTCTCATATATAAGTAAGTattacacattacacactgatttTCTCCATTTAGTACTGTGACGCTCACAACGACCACATTGTGGATTAGATAATTAATATTCTTTATGTTGTTATGATCACCTCTTTATAAGAATATGATTCATTGTGGGCCTCCCATGAGTTCATATTGGTATTAGTTTGGTGGATCCACAATGACTTGAAGGCCATAGGAATAGTCAATACTAGAAGGATAATAGTGTAATAATAGTCTATACTAGAAGGATAGACTGAATGAAGAAACTTATGGGgacttaggccatgttcacactgtGTTTAGACTTTATGTTTGACACTTATATATACATTGTGCTGCTCATAGGATCCCTTTATAAAATAAAAGTATACTGTTTCAGTGTCTCAACATCAAAAGTAAAGTCAAAACTTGTTGCAGAAGTTGAATAAATTTAGGCAGTGGCATACCCCCACATACAAAGGGGAAATGAGGCCCTATAGATGCATTTAGCATATCTGCTAAATGTAGTGTATAAACATCATACAACATACTGATACTGTATATTCAGTGCCAAATGAATGTCCAATGTGCCACAACTATTTGTTTAATATGCCAAATGTTCTTTTGGCACTGTACGCTATTACATGGCCTGTTACAGTGTATTGACTGCCACgctatgcaaatagtgtagacATACTATAATAATGGCCAAACTGCCATGAAAGTCAAGATAATGAAGAATATATCTGTAGCCTAATATATATGAATTTAGACAAAAAGCAACGCTgatgccctcatctgccaaccagGTGACTTTCCAGTCTGCCAGAAATCTAGGCGTTACACCCACCCTTGTTTTATGCATATGGCTTCTGATGTTTTACTATATGCTGCAAAACTAATGTGCCAATACACTAACCTACAATTTTATCTTCTTTACAATAACCTTCATAGAAAGAACACCAAAGAGACAATGACCAGAGAGACGACCAATCAGAGAGCCGACCATACTGACGGTAAATATAATGTACCAAGTGATATATAGACTTATAAGAACCTTAAAAAACCTTAATATTTGTTTTAGCCCTGTAGTGGGATTCGAACACGTGATCTCTTCATAGCTTATATGATGCACTGTAAtacttagagctcattcacatggtggTGTGCATAAAACACTGCATGTTACTGCTCTGTGAGCCGGCTATGACTCCATAGGGCAGTGATtgtgcactgcacatgacagcgtatctcacgcaagcTGTTATGTACAGTGTGACAAGTTACTTTAATTTAATTCACCGTTCTGTTTCATAGCGGCGTTTCATATTAAACGCCACATACACGCAATATATAATCTCTACTCTGAAACTGTAGTAACATCCAATATGTCTGTATTACAGAGCCTGATGAAATAAAAGTCACCATGCCTGAAGAAACACCTAAAGAGGCCAAGATAAACATCACCAAAGCGGACGACCATATTGACGGTAAATATAATATACCAAGTGATATATAGATTTCTAACAACTGAAATACGGCTATAAATTCTAATTTATTACACTATATTCATGTTGTAGGAGATTACAATCATAACGATTTAGTATttttatggcgataccaaatttatatagaatTATTATGTTTTATTAGATTTAAAAttgtaaatatattatatatatgtatatatatttttttctttttaaatgtattgaaaaaaaaaacttaaaatttatTTTAGCCCTGTAGTGAGATTTGAACATGTGATCTCTTCATAGCTTGTACGATGCAGTGTaatacttagggctcattcacacggtggtatgcataaaacactgcataTTACTGCTCTGTGAGCCGGCTATCGCTGTTATATACAGtgtgacaagttttttttttaattcactgctCTGTTTCTTAGTGGCGTTGTATATTCAACTCCACATACACGCAATGTATGACCTGTACTTCGAAACTGTAGAAACATCCAATATGTCTATATTACAGAACCTGATGAGATTAAAGTCACCATGCCTGAAGAAAGTCCTAAAAAGGCCATGAACATCATGAAAGCTGAGGAACACCATGAAGAGGCCAAAAAACCAGGCAGCTATGATATCAGCCACTCGTCATTCCAACAACTCATGGCAGCCATCATAGCTTATGGCTCCTCTAACCGTACTTCACGTAGTAAGTTCTCATTTATGGTTCTACAGTGGTTATCATTTCAGTTGCATATACTATACCTATTCAAATCATGTAGGTGGTTTCTGTTGTACTTAGCTTATAACATTGCTTTCACAGGTGACAAACCTTTATCTGCTCGCACCATACCATCAGACCCGGATCACGGATGTCAGTGCTGTATTGCCCGTGGTCATGAAGAGCTGTACACCCCAGAAAATCAAACTACAGCTGGGGAACATCTGGGAGAGGCCAAAAAAGGAAGCGGCTATGGGATCAGCCAGCCTTCCTCCGAACAGCTCACAGCATCAGGCATGGCTAAAGCCTCTGTTCT
This window contains:
- the LOC136610544 gene encoding uncharacterized protein; protein product: MNIMKAEEHHEEAKKPGSYDISHSSFQQLMAAIIAYGSSNRTSRSDKPLSARTIPSDPDHGCQCCIARGHEELYTPENQTTAGEHLGEAKKGSGYGISQPSSEQLTASGMAKASVLPSVRDPIPSDLGHDCQCCIALGREQLFTPKKDTTVQEHPKEAKEGGGFDICQPSLPQVVPSDMANASILPTVSDPPPSDLGHDCECCIALGREQLYTPK